The Setaria italica strain Yugu1 chromosome IX, Setaria_italica_v2.0, whole genome shotgun sequence genome has a window encoding:
- the LOC101776885 gene encoding guanine nucleotide exchange factor SPIKE 1 isoform X3 — translation MEPAAAAAGEGQRFKRIPRQAWSGNLELDPLLNENLDQWPHLNELVQCYKADFVKDDGKYGRYESVAPPSFQNQIFEGPDTDIETELQLCNVRHSKPEDATEDDTPSTSGRQIYETEPSASSSKVHCSLSPLPAYEPAYDWENERSLIFGQRVPESLPAINNSGLKITVKVLSLSFQAGLIEPFSGTICLYNRDRREKLSEDFYFHILPTDMQDAQISLDRRGVFSLDAPSPSVCLLIQLEKAATEEGGVTPSVYSRKEPVHLTEKEKQKLQVWSRIMSYKESFAWAMIPLFEGNHAGGLGDAASPSSPLAPSISGSSSQDSIVDPISKLTLDGKLNHYSSGSSVIVEISNLNKVKESYIEDSLQDPKRKVHKPVKGVLRLEVEKLHDGHHDADNVSEGGSMANDLNDAGDLSNGRCNRSSFDGIRSSVNSSGAAQKDAHHNGKISSCENSDSFQAFDFRMMTRSEPFSQLFHCLYVYPLTVSLSRKRNLFVRVELRKDDSDIRKPPLEAVHPRERNTMLQKWGHTQIAVGTRMASYHDELKISLPALLTPQHHLVFTFFHVDLQMKLEAPKPVIVGYSVLPLSTHIQLLSDVSLPILRELVPHYLQESGKERMDYLEDGKTVFRLRLRLCSSLFPVNERIRDFFVEYDRHTLHTSPPWGSELLEAINSLKNVESTALLQFLQPILNMLLHLIGDGGETLQVAAFRAMVNILTRVQQESSDGAERNRFLINYVDYAFDDFGDRQAPVYPGLSTVWGSLARSKAKGYRVGPVYDDVLAMAWFFLELIVKSMGLEQSRLFYHNLPLGEDVPPLQLKEGVFRCIMQLFDCLLTEVHERCKKGLSLAKRLNSTLAFFCYDLLSIIEPRQVFELVSLYMDKFAGVCQSVLHDCKLTFLQIICDHDLFVEMPGRDPSDRNYLSSVLIQEIFLTLDHDDLSQRAKAARILVVLICKHEFDARYQKSEDKLYIAQLYFPLIGQILDEMPVFYNLNAVEKREVLVVILQIVRNLDDATLIKAWQQSIARTRLFFKLLEECITHFEHNKTGDSMLLGASSRSPDVERPASPKYSERLSPSVNAYLSEASRHEIRPQGTPENGYMWNRVSPQLSSPNQPYSLREALAQAQSSRIGSTARALRESLHPVLRQKLVCFMYTIICVVVGCVFLSNMKKFLQELWEENLSTAVSLEVLGITEKFSVAAGTRSITTDYAKLDCVTSILMGLLSRSQPLAFWKAFLPVVYNIFNLHGATLMARENDRFLKQIAFHLLRLAVFRNDSIRKRAVVGLQILVRNSFNYFKNTTRLRVMLTITLSELMSDVQVTQMKSDGSLEESGEARRLRKSLEEMADVRSKDLLKDCGLPVTALEAAPEGSNDNRWSWVEVKHLSKCLVQALDAGLEHALLGSVVNVDRYAAAEGFYKLAMAYAPVPDLHIMWLLHLCDAHQEMQSWAEAAQCAVAVAGVIMQVVIFAPALHFISVILKCHVWCFVTYETFLQALVGRNDAVWSKEHVASLRKICPIVSTDVSAEVSAAEVEGYGASKLTVDSAVKYLQLANKLFAQAELYHFCASIQELIIPVYKSRRSYGQLAKCHTSLTNIYESILEQEASPIPFIDATYYRVGFYGERFGKLNKKEYVFREPRDVRLGDIMEKLSHTYEAKMDGNHTLHIIPDSRQVNADELQPGVCYLQITAVDPVMEDEDLGSRRERIFSLSTGTVRARVFDRFLFDTPFTKNGKTQGGLEDQWKRRTVLQTEGSFPALVNRLLVTKSESLEFSPVENAIGMIETRTAALRNELEEPRSSEGDQLPRLQSLQRILQGSVAVQVNSGVLSVCTAFLSGEPATRLRSQELQQLIAALLEFMAVCKRAIRVHFRLIGEEDQEFHTQLVNGFQSLTAELSHYIPAILSEL, via the exons ATGGAGCccgcggcggctgctgcgggaGAAGGGCAGCGGTTCAAGCGGATTCCGCGGCAGGCGTGGTCGGGGAACCTGGAGCTGGATCCACTG CTCAATGAAAACTTAGATCAGTGGCCACATCTAAATGAGCTGGTACAGTGCTACAAGGCTGATTTTGTGAAGGATGATGGCAAATATGGACGATACGAGAGTGTTGCACCACCTTCTTTCCAGAATCAAATTTTCGAGGGACCTGATACTGACATAGAAACAG AGTTGCAGCTTTGCAACGTTAGGCATTCCAAGCCTGAGGATGCTACTGAAGACGATACACCAAGCACCTCAGGGAGGCAAATATATGAAACCGAACCATCTGCTTCATCTTCAAAAGTG CACTGTAGTCTGTCACCGCTGCCAGCATATGAGCCTGCGTATGATTGGGAGAATGAGAGGTCTTTGATATTTGGCCAAAGGGTGCCAGAAAGTCTCCCTGCAATTAACAACAG TGGCTTGAAGATAACTGTCAAGGTACTATCTTTGTCATTCCAAGCTGGATTAATTG AGCCTTTCAGTGGAACGATTTGCTTGTACAATAGAGATAGAAGAGAAAAACTGTCGGAAGACTTCTACTTTCACATACTTCCAACAGATATGCAGGAT GCTCAAATTTCCTTGGATCGTCGAGGCGTTTTCTCATTGGATGCCCCTTCACCATCAGTCTGCCTCTTGATTCAATTAGAAAAAGCTGCTACTGAAGAAGGGGGAGTAACACCTTCTGTTTATTCTCGTAAAGAGCCT GTGCACTTAACTGAGAAAGAGAAGCAAAAACTGCAAGTCTGGTCTCGAATCATGTCTTATAAAGAGTCATTTGCATGGGCTATGATTCCTCTGTTTGAAGGCAACCATGCTGGTGGTCTTGGTGATGCTGCTTCTCCTAGCAGTCCTTTAGCACCGAGTATATCAGGATCCAGTTCTCAAGATAGTATTGTGGACCCTATTTCAAAGCTTACTTTAGATGGAAAACTCAACCATTACTCAAGTGGAAGCTCAGTTATTGTAGAGATATCAAACTTAAACAAAGTGAAGGAAAGCTATATAGAGGACTCCCTCCAG GATCCAAAACGCAAAGTACATAAACCGGTGAAAGGTGTACTGAGATTAGAAGTGGAAAAACTTCATGATGGCCACCATGATGCGGATAATGTTTCTGAAGGTGGAAGCATGGCCAATGATTTGAATGATGCTGGTGACCTCAGTAATGGCAGATGCAACAGGAGTAGCTTTGATGGGATCCGCAGTTCTGTGAATTCTAGTGGCGCTGCCCAGAAAGATGCTCATCACAACGGTAAAATTTCTAGTTGTGAGAACAGTGACAGT TTTCAAGCTTTTGACTTCCGGATGATGACCCGAAGCGaaccattttcacaactttttcATTGTCTCTATGTGTACCCGTTGACTGTTAGCTTGAGCCGCAAAAGAAACCTATTTGTAAGAGTGGAACTGAGAAAGGATGATTCTGACATCCGTAAGCCTCCATTGGAG GCTGTTCATCCTAGGGAGCGGAACACAATGCTACAGAAGTGGGGCCATACGCAGATTGCTGTTGGAACAAGAATGGCTTCGTACCATGATGAACTTAAAATCAGTCTGCCTGCTCTTTTGACACCCCAACATCATCTTGTGTTCACATTTTTCCATGTAGATCTCCAAATGAAACTTGAAGCACCGAAACCA GTGATTGTTGGATATTCTGTACTTCCACTTTCGACACATATTCA GTTACTTTCGGATGTATCCTTGCCAATTTTGAGAGAGCTTGTCCCACATTACCTGCAAGAAAGTGGAAAG GAGAGAATGGACTACCTGGAGGACGGAAAAACTGTTTTCAGGCTGCGTTTAAGGCTCTGCTCGTCACTGTTTCCAGTTAATGAAAGGATAAGGGACTTTTTTGTCGAGTATGACCGCCATACCCTACATACAAGTCCCCCTTGGGGTTCTGAGCTTCTTGAG GCCATAAATAGTTTGAAGAACGTCGAATCTACTGCATTGTTACAATTTCTGCAACCGATACTCAATATGCTGCTGCATCTTATTGGTGATGGCGGTGAGACCCTTCAG GTTGCTGCATTTCGAGCCATGGTTAACATTTTAACCCG GGTACAGCAGGAGTCATCAGATGGGGCTGAGAGAAATAGATTTCTTATTAACTATGTTGATTATGCTTTCGATGACTTTGGTGATCGGCAAGCACCTGTGTATCCTGGTCTGTCTACTGTGTGGGGAAGTCTTGCTCGGAGTAAG GCTAAAGGTTATAGAGTTGGTCCTGTATATGATGATGTATTGGCAATGGCTTGGTTTTTTCTGGAGCTTATTGTAAAATCAATGGGATTGGAACAAAGTCGTCTCTTCTACCACAACCTTCCACTAG GTGAAGATGTCCCACCACTACAATTGAAAGAAGGTGTCTTCAGGTGCATCATGCAACTCTTTGATTGCCTTCTAACTGAGGTTCATGAGCGCTGTAAAAAGGGTTTAAGCTTGGCAAAGCGCTTGAACAGCACGCTTGCTTTCTTTTGCTATGATCTTTTATCAATTATTGAACCTCGCCAAGTTTTTGAGCTG GTTTCATTGTATATGGACAAGTTTGCCGGAGTTTGTCAATCAGTTCTCCATGACTGCAAATTGACATTCCTGCAGATAATATGCGACCATGATCTATTTGTTGAGATGCCTGGGCGGGATCCCTCCGATAG AAACTATCTCTCGTCAGTTCTTATTCAAGAGATATTTCTCACCTTGGACCACGATGATTTGTCTCAACGAGCGAAG GCTGCTCGAATTTTAGTTGTCCTTATATGCAAGCATGAATTTGATGCACGTTATCAAAAAAGCGAAGACAAGCTGTACATTGCTCAGTTGTATTTTCCTCTTATAGGGCAG ATCCTTGATGAGATGCCTGTTTTCTATAATCTGAATGCTGTTGAAAAGCGTGAGGTGCTAGTTGTCATTTTGCAAATTGTGAGGAACTTGGATGATGCAACTCTTATCAAAGCATGGCAACAAAGCATTGCTAGAACCAGATTGTTCTTCAAACTTCTTGAAGAATGTATAACCCATTTTGAG CACAACAAAACTGGAGACAGCATGCTACTTGGTGCTAGTTCTCGGAGCCCTGATGTTGAACGTCCAGCATCCCCAAAGTACTCAGAACGATTATCCCCATCAGTTAATGCATATTTGTCAGAGGCTTCAAGGCATGAAATAAGG CCTCAAGGAACACCAGAAAACGGATACATGTGGAACAGGGTTAGCCCTCAGCTAAGTTCCCCTAATCAACCCTATTCATTGAGGGAAGCACTCGCTCAAGCGCAATCTTCAAGAATTGGGTCAACCGCCAGGGCATTGAGAGAGTCTCTACATCCAGTACTAAGACAAAAATTGGTATGTTTTATGTATACAATAATCTGTGTTGTTGTGGGTTGTGTCTTTCTCTCTAACATGAAAAAATTCCTACAGGAACTTTGGGAAGAAAATCTCAGTACTGCTGTGAGCCTGGAAGTGTTAGGAATAACCGAGAAGTTTTCAGTCGCTGCAGGCACTCGAAGCATTACTACTGATTATGCTAAGTTAGATTGTGTAACATCAATCTTGATGGGTCTTTTGTCTAGGAGCCAGCCCTTGGCCTTTTGGAAAGCTTTCCTTCCTGTGGTTTATAATATATTTAATCTCCATGGCGCAACACTTATGGCAAGGGAGAATGATCGCTTCTTGAAGCAAATTGCTTTTCATCTTTTGCGGCTTGCTGTTTTCCGAAATGATTCGATTAGAAAAAGGGCTGTTGTTGGGTTGCAGATTCTTGTTAGG AACTCGTTCAACTATTTCAAGAACACTACGAGGCTGAGGGTCATGTTGACGATTACTTTGTCAGAATTGATGTCCGATGTGCAAGTGACTCAGATGAAATCTGATGGTTCTCTTGAAGAAAGTGGCGAAGCACGTCGCCTTAGGAAATCTCTGGAGGAAATGGCTGATGTTAGAAGCAAGGATCTATTAAAAGATTGCGGCCTCCCTGTTACTGCATTGGAGGCTGCTCCTGAAGGTTCCAATGATAATAGGTGGTCTTGGGTAGAGGTGAAGCATCTGTCTAAATGTCTTGTCCAGGCCCTTGATGCTGGTCTGGAACACGCCCTCTTG GGTTCTGTAGTGAATGTGGACAGGTATGCGGCTGCCGAGGGTTTCTATAAGCTAGCTATGGCTTATGCGCCTGTTCCAGATCTTCACATTATGTGGTTGCTACACCTGTGTGATGCACACCAGGAGATGCAATCATGGGCTGAAGCAGCACAATGTGCAGTTGCTGTAGCTGGTGTGATCATGCAGGTTGTGATCTTTGCTCCAGCACTTCATTTTATTTCAGTAATCTTGAAATGCCATGTATGGTGTTTTGTAACTTATGAAACTTTCTTACAGGCACTTGTTGGAAGGAATGATGCTGTGTGGAGCAAGGAGCATGTTGCTTCACTGCGTAAGATTTGCCCTATCGTGAGCACTGATGTGAGCGCAGAAGTGTCTGCAGCTGAAGTTGAGGGATATGGTGCATCCAAACTAACAGTGGATTCAGCTGTCAAGTATCTTCAACTTGCCAACAAACTCTTTGCACAAGCTGAGCTCTACCATTTTTGTGCAAGCATCCAGGAACTCATCATTCCTGTGTATAAGAGTAGAAGGTCTTACGGACAGCTAGCCAAATGCCATACATCACTCACAAACATCTATGAGTCAATTCTTGAGCAGGAGGCCAGTCCTATACCATTTATTGATGCCACGTACTACCGAGTTGGTTTTTACGGTGAGCGTTTTGGTAAGCTCAATAAAAAGGAGTATGTGTTTAGGGAGCCACGGGATGTACGTCTTGGTGACATTATGGAGAAACTTAGTCATACATATGAGGCTAAAATGGACGGCAATCACACCTTACACATCATTCCAGACTCAAGACAAGTCAATGCTGATGAGTTGCAACCTGGTGTCTGCTATTTACAGATCACTGCTGTTGATCCTGTGATGGAGGATGAGGACTTGGGTAGCAGGAGGGAAAGGATTTTTTCTTTATCTACTGGTACTGTACGTGCACGTGTGTTTGACCGTTTTCTTTTTGACACACCATTCACAAAGAATGGAAAAACACAAGGTGGCTTAGAAGACCAGTGGAAGAGACGCACAGTGCTTCAGACAGAGGGTTCATTTCCTGCTTTAGTGAACCGCCTGCTAGTTACCAAATCTGAATCTCTGGAGTTCTCGCCTGTTGAGAATGCGATTGGAATGATTGAAACAAGGACAGCCGCATTGAGAAATGAACTAGAAGAACCACGGAGCTCTGAAGGTGATCAACTACCAAGGCTTCAAAGCTTGCAAAGGATACTCCAAGGAAGTGTGGCTGTTCAG GTCAACAGTGGAGTATTAAGTGTGTGCACAGCATTCTTATCTGGTGAGCCTGCGACTAGGCTCCGATCACAAGAACTGCAGCAGCTCATCGCTGCATTGCTTGAATTCATGGCTGTCTGCAAGCGCGCAATCCGTGTGCATTTCAGATTGATAGGCGAAGAAGACCAGGAATTCCACACCCAACTCGTCAATGGGTTCCAGTCACTCACCGCTGAGCTGTCTCACTATATCCCTGCTATACTCTCGGAGCTATGA